From the genome of Nodosilinea sp. FACHB-141, one region includes:
- a CDS encoding ABC transporter permease, translating to MTATLSKPQRRAAGRPFLQNLDRLLPLVGVGVMFGLWWLIAVSGWVNPVLLPTPWATLGTLVTAMTTGDMFTDFFASVVRTFSAFALAAVVGVPLGVLLGSSEKLYRSVEFLIDFFRSTPASALIPMFILFFGVSDFSKVIIAAFSALLLIVFNSAYGVLNARQSRILAAKVMGANRWQVFKDVLVMESLPQTFIGLRSGISIALVIVIVAEMFIGTELGLGKRIIDAQQVLNVQDMYASILITGLLGYALNVLFLLGEKRVIHWSGK from the coding sequence ATGACTGCTACCCTCTCAAAGCCCCAGCGCCGTGCTGCGGGCCGCCCATTTCTGCAAAACCTGGATCGATTGTTGCCCCTGGTGGGGGTGGGGGTGATGTTTGGCCTCTGGTGGCTAATCGCTGTGTCGGGCTGGGTCAACCCGGTGCTGCTGCCCACCCCCTGGGCCACCCTCGGCACCCTCGTCACCGCCATGACCACCGGGGATATGTTCACCGACTTTTTTGCCAGCGTGGTGCGCACCTTTAGCGCCTTTGCGCTGGCGGCGGTAGTGGGCGTACCCCTGGGGGTGCTGCTGGGCAGTTCGGAAAAGCTCTATCGCAGCGTCGAATTTTTGATCGACTTCTTTCGCTCGACCCCGGCCAGCGCCTTAATTCCCATGTTCATCCTCTTCTTTGGGGTGAGCGATTTTTCGAAGGTGATTATTGCTGCCTTTAGCGCCCTGCTGCTGATTGTGTTTAACAGTGCCTACGGGGTGCTCAATGCCCGTCAGTCGCGCATTTTGGCGGCCAAGGTGATGGGGGCCAACCGTTGGCAGGTATTCAAAGACGTGCTGGTGATGGAGAGCCTGCCGCAGACCTTTATCGGCCTGCGCAGCGGCATCAGCATCGCCCTGGTGATTGTGATCGTGGCGGAGATGTTTATCGGTACAGAACTGGGGTTGGGTAAACGGATTATCGACGCTCAGCAAGTGCTGAATGTGCAGGATATGTACGCATCGATTTTGATTACTGGGCTGCTGGGCTACGCGCTGAACGTGCTGTTTTTGCTAGGCGAAAAGCGCGTGATTCACTGGAGCGGCAAGTAG